Genomic DNA from [Chlorobium] sp. 445:
AGCGGCAGTGCTGTTTGCATTACAAGGTCTATACCTTCCACACTAATTCGATACTCACTTATCGCTCCCTTGAAAAATTCTTCTTTTACTATAGCGCGAAACACATTTTCACCTTGCGCTCTTTCCACAGGCACAATGTGCTCTGGACGAATTACCACATTGAATGCTTTTCCTGCAATCGCATCACCCTGACTGTGCTGCAAGACTAAGCCGGTTTCTGATTTTATCAAAAATTTATCGAGTCGCTGCATACGGATAGAATTTGCATCACCAATGAAGGTTGCGCCGAAGTGTGTTTTTGGACACTCATAGACTTCTTTTGGCGTACCAATCTCCATTACTCTGCCGTGATGTAGCAGCATTAACCTATCTGCCAGCATTAGTGCTTCTTCTTGATCGTGTGTGATGTAGATGAAGGTTTTGCCCGTTTTGCGTTGCAGGCTTTTGAGTTCCTTTTGCAATTCACGTCGCAGCACCACGTCCAAGTTTGAGAGTGGTTCATCGAGCAGAATGATTTCAGAAGGTGTTGCAATCGCGCGTGCAATTGCTACGCGTTGCTGCTCACCTCCTGAGAGTTCTGTCGTCATTCGATAGAGCCGATGATCGATTTGCAGTGTTTTTGCGGCTTGCACCACAGCTTGCTGAATCTCGCGCTCTTGCCAACGCGCTTCGCGTAGCCCAAATGCGATATTTTCAAAGACATTGAGATGCGGAAACAGGGCATAGTTTTGAAAGACCATTACCGCATTGCGCCGATGCGCTGCAAGTCTAGTTACCTCCTTGTCATCAAAGAAAATTCGCCCTTCACTAGGTTTTTCTAGACCTGCAATCATGCGCGCTAAAGTCGATTTGCCGCTGCCTGATTTGCCTAAGACTGCAAAAAATTCTGCGTCCTTGCACTGAAAAGTAACTTCATCCAGCGCTCGATGATTAGCAAAACGTTTGGTTAGTTTTTCAACAGTAAGTCTCACACGTGATTTTTTCTATGATTTGAATAATGATGTCGACTTTGTCCGATGTGTAAAAGTATGGTAACGCGGATTGGCTTACAACGCTTTGCGCTGCATTTCTTCCATGATTGCTACACTTGATGATGTTCCAAGGCGTGAGGCTCCTGCTTCAATCATCGTCAGTGCATCTGCGTAAGTCTTGATGCCACCAGATGCCTTGACACCAAGCTGCTCACCAACCGCCTTACGCATCAGTTGTACGTCCTTTGCAGTTGCACCAG
This window encodes:
- a CDS encoding spermidine/putrescine ABC transporter ATP-binding protein: MRLTVEKLTKRFANHRALDEVTFQCKDAEFFAVLGKSGSGKSTLARMIAGLEKPSEGRIFFDDKEVTRLAAHRRNAVMVFQNYALFPHLNVFENIAFGLREARWQEREIQQAVVQAAKTLQIDHRLYRMTTELSGGEQQRVAIARAIATPSEIILLDEPLSNLDVVLRRELQKELKSLQRKTGKTFIYITHDQEEALMLADRLMLLHHGRVMEIGTPKEVYECPKTHFGATFIGDANSIRMQRLDKFLIKSETGLVLQHSQGDAIAGKAFNVVIRPEHIVPVERAQGENVFRAIVKEEFFKGAISEYRISVEGIDLVMQTALPLKKESFVQIQKFYLFPLAEQETA